The following proteins are co-located in the Myroides profundi genome:
- a CDS encoding sugar nucleotidyltransferase, translated as MKIIVPMAGRGSRLRPHTLTVPKPLIPIAGKPIVHRLVEDIAKVLNDTIDEIAFIIHESFGKKVEEDLIAIAAKLGAKGTICYQNEALGTAHAILCAKEAMQGPIVVAYADTLFRADFNLEKDADSVIWVKQVEDPSAFGVVQLNDKNDIVDFVEKPKEFVSDLAIIGIYYFKSGETLRKELEYLLDNNIIKGGEYQLTDALENMKQKGMRFVPGQVDEWMDCGNKNVTVDTNNRMLGFLEQENANYVSDNVVLENSTIIRPCYIGENVVLVNTTVGPNVSLGDNCKVENATIKNSLIQTNSTIRNANLDNAMVGNHATYDGKHTSISIGDYSVLD; from the coding sequence ATGAAAATTATTGTACCAATGGCTGGTCGTGGGTCTAGACTTCGTCCTCACACATTAACTGTACCTAAACCATTAATCCCTATCGCTGGGAAACCAATTGTACACCGATTAGTAGAAGACATCGCTAAAGTTCTTAACGATACGATAGATGAGATTGCATTTATCATCCACGAGAGCTTTGGAAAAAAAGTAGAAGAAGACTTAATCGCTATCGCTGCTAAACTAGGAGCGAAAGGGACAATCTGCTATCAAAACGAAGCTCTAGGAACTGCTCATGCTATCCTATGTGCTAAAGAAGCTATGCAAGGGCCTATCGTGGTAGCGTATGCAGATACGTTATTCCGCGCTGACTTTAACCTAGAGAAAGACGCTGACAGCGTTATCTGGGTAAAACAAGTAGAAGATCCTAGCGCATTCGGTGTAGTACAACTAAATGATAAAAACGACATCGTAGATTTCGTAGAGAAGCCTAAAGAGTTTGTATCTGATCTAGCGATCATCGGTATCTACTACTTTAAAAGTGGTGAAACGTTGCGCAAAGAATTAGAGTACTTACTAGATAATAATATTATCAAAGGAGGCGAATACCAACTAACAGACGCTCTAGAGAATATGAAGCAAAAAGGAATGCGCTTCGTACCTGGTCAGGTAGATGAGTGGATGGACTGTGGTAATAAAAATGTAACTGTAGATACGAATAACAGAATGTTAGGCTTCTTAGAACAAGAGAACGCTAACTATGTATCTGATAATGTAGTGCTAGAGAACAGTACGATCATCCGTCCATGTTATATCGGAGAGAATGTAGTATTAGTGAATACGACTGTAGGACCTAATGTATCTCTAGGAGACAACTGTAAAGTAGAAAATGCTACTATCAAAAACAGTCTTATCCAAACAAACTCTACAATCAGAAATGCAAATCTAGATAATGCTATGGTGGGTAACCATGCTACTTATGACGGTAAGCATACGAGTATCAGTATCGGAGACTACTCTGTACTAGACTAA
- a CDS encoding DUF4292 domain-containing protein, with product MRKISLLIICTLFLVVGCKKKNMDGILDESEASNAKTVLTILNNHNKQIVDFTTTAIRSSASYEADNDSKKFSMDIFIEKDKQILLNIRFIGIPIAKVYVTPEGVQYYEKWNKVFFKGDFSMLSQWLGTDLNYTKFQNLLLGQALDAQSGTNKYEASIEEGLHKIKAKVEEDIQSAYFFEDQNGLLKKEEISQASSNRIVTISYPEYKKVGKYTTPTEINIDARQEKSIHLNIRYDNVTFNDNLNFNYKVPAGYKQVGIKQ from the coding sequence ATGAGAAAGATATCCCTACTTATTATCTGTACTTTATTTCTAGTTGTAGGATGTAAGAAGAAGAACATGGATGGTATACTAGACGAGAGTGAGGCTAGTAATGCTAAAACTGTGCTTACGATTCTAAACAACCACAATAAACAAATAGTAGACTTCACTACCACTGCTATTCGCTCTTCTGCGTCTTATGAGGCGGATAACGATTCTAAGAAGTTCTCTATGGATATCTTTATCGAAAAGGATAAACAGATCTTGCTGAACATTCGCTTTATAGGTATTCCGATAGCTAAGGTATATGTAACTCCAGAAGGAGTGCAGTACTATGAGAAGTGGAATAAGGTATTCTTCAAAGGAGACTTCAGTATGCTAAGTCAATGGCTAGGTACAGACCTTAACTATACTAAGTTTCAGAATCTGCTATTAGGTCAGGCTCTAGATGCTCAGTCGGGAACTAATAAGTATGAAGCATCTATAGAAGAAGGATTGCACAAAATCAAAGCTAAGGTAGAAGAAGATATCCAATCTGCTTATTTCTTCGAAGACCAAAATGGATTATTGAAAAAAGAAGAGATATCTCAGGCATCTAGCAATAGAATTGTCACTATTTCTTATCCAGAATATAAAAAAGTGGGAAAATATACGACTCCTACTGAAATAAATATAGATGCAAGACAAGAAAAAAGCATACATTTGAACATTCGTTATGACAATGTGACTTTTAATGATAACTTGAACTTTAATTACAAGGTTCCAGCAGGTTATAAACAAGTCGGAATAAAACAATAA